The following are encoded together in the Thermus neutrinimicus genome:
- a CDS encoding DUF309 domain-containing protein, with the protein MEALGEAWHLFQEGRFFEAHEVLEEAWREAQGEKRRFLQGLILLAAALHQAQAGRGGRRNLKKAEGKLLGFPSPYLGLDWQPLLEEARRRLGT; encoded by the coding sequence GTGGAAGCCTTGGGGGAGGCCTGGCATCTTTTCCAAGAGGGCCGCTTCTTTGAAGCCCACGAGGTCCTGGAGGAGGCCTGGCGGGAGGCGCAAGGGGAGAAGCGGCGCTTTTTGCAGGGGCTCATCCTCCTGGCGGCGGCCTTGCACCAGGCCCAGGCCGGGCGGGGAGGCCGGAGGAACCTAAAAAAGGCGGAAGGGAAACTCCTGGGCTTCCCCTCCCCTTACCTCGGCCTAGACTGGCAACCCCTTCTGGAGGAAGCCCGGCGTAGACTTGGGACGTGA
- a CDS encoding asparaginase has product MNAWVYVYRGQEVENRHRVSLAIHGQEGLVAYAGNPGLWAYMRSSAKPFQVLALFLTGAVERFGLTQEEVALATASHDGTPRHVAVASGFLAKLGLGPEALVCGVHPPFSKEARKALEEAGQSPTPLHHNCSGKHAGMLAASLALGASLEGYENPDHPVQVLNRKTLRELSGVEPRLATDGCSVPTFSLPLSRAARAFFLLAAPERALEAYREPLHRVQQTMRRHPELVAGPGSIDTLLMERLPVVAKRGADGYYGLALLESPRGPLGIALKVEDGSAQAREVAVVALLRLLGWDPGPTPWDQPERRNYRGLPVGHLQAHLELAWV; this is encoded by the coding sequence GTGAACGCTTGGGTCTACGTCTACCGCGGCCAAGAGGTGGAAAATCGGCACCGGGTTTCCCTGGCCATCCATGGGCAGGAAGGCCTCGTGGCCTATGCGGGAAACCCCGGGTTATGGGCCTACATGCGCTCCTCCGCCAAGCCCTTCCAGGTCCTGGCCCTCTTCCTCACGGGGGCGGTGGAGCGGTTTGGCCTCACCCAGGAAGAGGTGGCCCTGGCCACCGCCAGCCACGACGGCACCCCCCGCCATGTGGCGGTGGCTTCTGGCTTCTTGGCCAAGTTGGGCCTTGGCCCCGAGGCCCTGGTCTGCGGGGTCCACCCTCCCTTTTCCAAGGAGGCCCGGAAGGCGCTGGAGGAAGCCGGGCAAAGCCCTACCCCCCTCCACCACAACTGCTCGGGAAAGCATGCGGGCATGCTGGCCGCGAGCCTGGCCCTGGGGGCTAGCCTCGAGGGCTACGAGAACCCCGACCACCCGGTCCAGGTCCTGAACCGGAAGACCCTGCGGGAGCTTTCCGGGGTGGAACCCCGCCTGGCCACGGACGGGTGTAGCGTCCCCACCTTTTCCCTGCCCCTCTCCCGGGCTGCCCGGGCCTTTTTCCTTCTGGCGGCCCCGGAACGGGCCCTCGAGGCCTACCGGGAACCCCTTCACCGGGTGCAGCAAACCATGCGCCGCCACCCCGAGCTGGTGGCCGGACCCGGGAGCATAGACACCCTCCTGATGGAGCGCCTGCCGGTGGTGGCCAAACGGGGAGCCGATGGCTACTACGGCCTGGCCCTTCTGGAAAGCCCCCGCGGGCCCCTGGGCATCGCCTTGAAGGTGGAGGACGGCTCGGCCCAGGCCCGGGAGGTGGCGGTGGTGGCCCTCCTCCGGCTTCTGGGCTGGGATCCGGGGCCCACCCCCTGGGACCAGCCCGAACGCAGGAACTACCGGGGGCTACCGGTGGGCCATCTGCAGGCCCACCTGGAACTCGCCTGGGTCTAG
- a CDS encoding FUN14 domain-containing protein, with amino-acid sequence MELPDLSPYLGQVTFGGLAGYAVGYALKKVGRFLAIALGLLFIAVQLLAQAGYIQVDWTRIQRDVEPLLKQPGLQSLWERLLATLTYNLPFGASFVGGLILGLRAG; translated from the coding sequence GTGGAGCTACCCGACCTAAGCCCTTACCTGGGACAGGTGACCTTCGGCGGCCTGGCAGGGTATGCGGTGGGCTACGCCCTGAAGAAGGTGGGAAGGTTTCTGGCCATCGCCCTAGGCCTTCTTTTCATCGCCGTGCAACTTTTGGCCCAGGCGGGCTACATCCAGGTGGACTGGACCCGCATCCAAAGGGATGTGGAGCCTCTCCTGAAGCAGCCGGGTTTGCAGAGCCTGTGGGAGAGGCTCCTCGCCACCCTCACCTACAACCTGCCCTTTGGGGCCAGCTTCGTGGGGGGCTTGATCCTGGGCCTGCGGGCTGGCTGA
- a CDS encoding HD domain-containing protein translates to MPSFAEALALMEAWTESESLRRHMRAVEVAMRAYARRFGEDEELWAMAGVLHDMDYEKYPDEHPYRGVEELRRLGYPEEVLEAILGHASYTGVPRRTPMAKALFAVDELTGLITAAVYVRPGRSILGLELQSLKKKFKDKAFAKGVNREEIRMGASDLGLSLDEHMAFVLEAMKGEAELLGLK, encoded by the coding sequence ATGCCGAGCTTTGCGGAAGCCTTAGCCCTCATGGAAGCTTGGACGGAAAGCGAGTCCTTAAGGCGGCACATGCGGGCGGTGGAGGTGGCCATGCGGGCCTATGCCCGCCGCTTTGGGGAGGACGAGGAGCTTTGGGCCATGGCCGGGGTCCTGCACGATATGGACTACGAGAAGTACCCCGATGAGCACCCGTATCGGGGGGTGGAGGAGCTGAGGCGCTTGGGCTACCCGGAGGAGGTTTTGGAGGCCATCCTGGGCCACGCCTCCTACACGGGGGTACCCCGAAGGACCCCGATGGCCAAGGCCCTCTTCGCGGTGGACGAGCTTACGGGTTTGATCACCGCCGCGGTCTATGTGCGCCCGGGCCGTTCCATCCTGGGCCTGGAGCTTCAGAGCCTGAAGAAAAAGTTTAAGGACAAGGCCTTCGCCAAAGGGGTGAACCGGGAGGAGATCCGGATGGGAGCTTCGGACCTGGGCCTTTCCCTGGATGAGCACATGGCCTTCGTCCTCGAGGCCATGAAGGGGGAAGCGGAGCTTTTGGGCCTTAAGTAG
- the ispF gene encoding 2-C-methyl-D-erythritol 2,4-cyclodiphosphate synthase gives MRLGYGEDSHRLIEGKPLYLCGLLIPSPHGALAHSDGDAALHALTDALLSAFGLGDIGLLFPDTDPKWRGARSEVFLKEALRLVEERGGKLIQVSLAIILDQPKLFPHRQDLQENLSRLLGLPLDRIGLTFKTSEGLAPGHVQARALALLDG, from the coding sequence ATGCGCCTAGGCTACGGGGAGGACAGCCATCGCCTTATAGAGGGGAAACCCCTCTATCTTTGCGGCCTCTTGATTCCAAGCCCCCACGGGGCCCTGGCCCACTCGGATGGGGACGCTGCCCTGCACGCCCTCACCGACGCCTTACTCTCTGCCTTTGGCCTTGGGGACATCGGCCTCCTCTTCCCCGACACCGACCCCAAGTGGCGGGGAGCCCGCAGCGAGGTCTTTCTAAAGGAGGCTCTTCGCCTTGTGGAGGAAAGGGGGGGAAAGCTGATCCAGGTAAGCCTGGCCATCATCCTGGACCAGCCCAAGCTCTTCCCCCACCGGCAGGACCTTCAGGAAAACCTCTCCCGGCTCCTGGGCCTGCCCCTGGACCGGATCGGCCTCACCTTCAAGACCTCGGAGGGCCTGGCGCCAGGGCACGTGCAGGCTCGAGCCCTGGCGCTTTTGGACGGTTGA